A DNA window from Boseongicola sp. contains the following coding sequences:
- the zwf gene encoding glucose-6-phosphate dehydrogenase codes for MVSRVIPVDTFDLVIFGGTGDLARRKILPGLFRRFRSGQMPDDARIIGAARSDMDDDGFRALIQGAFEEFVEPSNRPQADVDRFLARLNYVSIDATGEGGWSKLKELVRYDVVQAFYFSVGPSLFGALAERLHSNGIAGPLARIVVEKPFGRDLVTAQELNATLRDHFDEKQIYRIDHYLGKETVQNLMAVRFGNVLFEPLWNAQYVDHVQITVAETVGIGGRGAYYDKSGAMRDMVQNHLMQLLCLIAMEPPSRFNPDAVRDEKLKVIRALEPIERDDIVRGQYVSNVSGESYLDEVGNPDSITESFIAMKLTVSNWRWAGVPFYLRTGKRLKGRASEIAIVFKDAPHSIFGQDAGHHRNILSIRLQPNEGMTLGVTIKEPGPGGMRLVDVPLDMTFAEALGPEADNVPDAYERLIMDVIRGNQTLFMRGDEVEAAWAWTDPLIEGWTNRGEKPQTYEVDSTGPEDAAVLMYREGRKWLEIKA; via the coding sequence ATGGTTTCGCGCGTCATTCCAGTGGATACGTTTGATCTGGTAATCTTTGGCGGCACGGGCGATTTGGCGCGCCGTAAGATCCTGCCAGGCCTGTTTCGACGTTTTCGGTCGGGTCAGATGCCGGATGACGCCCGTATTATCGGAGCAGCCCGATCTGATATGGACGACGATGGGTTTCGCGCACTTATTCAAGGCGCCTTCGAGGAATTCGTCGAACCTTCAAATCGCCCGCAGGCCGATGTGGACCGGTTCCTCGCAAGGCTGAACTATGTTTCCATCGATGCAACGGGCGAGGGTGGCTGGTCGAAGCTGAAGGAACTTGTGCGCTATGATGTTGTGCAGGCGTTCTACTTTTCGGTTGGTCCAAGTCTGTTCGGGGCCCTTGCAGAGCGCTTGCATTCCAACGGGATAGCCGGTCCATTGGCGCGGATCGTCGTTGAAAAGCCCTTTGGGCGTGATCTGGTCACTGCACAAGAGTTGAACGCGACATTGCGCGACCATTTCGACGAAAAACAGATCTATCGGATTGATCACTATCTGGGCAAAGAAACCGTTCAGAACCTTATGGCTGTTCGCTTTGGGAATGTCCTGTTCGAACCCCTTTGGAACGCCCAATACGTGGATCATGTGCAGATCACAGTGGCTGAAACAGTCGGGATTGGGGGCAGGGGCGCCTATTACGATAAATCAGGTGCTATGCGCGATATGGTTCAAAATCACCTGATGCAACTTTTGTGCCTGATCGCTATGGAACCGCCGTCGCGGTTTAACCCTGATGCCGTTCGCGACGAAAAGCTCAAAGTTATTCGTGCGTTAGAGCCCATTGAACGCGATGATATTGTGCGGGGCCAATATGTGAGCAATGTGTCGGGCGAAAGCTATCTGGACGAAGTCGGCAACCCAGACAGCATTACCGAAAGCTTCATTGCAATGAAGTTGACCGTCTCGAACTGGCGGTGGGCCGGAGTGCCATTTTATCTGCGCACGGGAAAGCGCCTAAAGGGGCGGGCTTCGGAAATCGCGATTGTCTTTAAGGATGCCCCGCATTCGATCTTTGGCCAGGATGCGGGACATCACCGAAATATTCTGTCCATTCGTTTGCAGCCCAACGAAGGTATGACGCTGGGTGTGACGATTAAGGAACCGGGTCCAGGGGGCATGCGTCTTGTGGATGTTCCGCTGGACATGACATTTGCCGAGGCACTGGGTCCGGAAGCAGACAACGTGCCGGATGCTTACGAACGCCTGATTATGGACGTGATCCGAGGCAACCAGACATTGTTTATGCGCGGCGACGAGGTCGAAGCTGCGTGGGCCTGGACGGATCCGCTCATCGAAGGATGGACCAATCGCGGTGAGAAGCCGCAAACTTATGAAGTTGACTCGACTGGTCCGGAAGATGCCGCTGTTCTGATGTATCGCGAAGGGCGGAAGTGGTTGGAAATCAAGGCATAA
- a CDS encoding radical SAM protein, whose protein sequence is MKDQIDIRANAHKFQDPFLTAKGEDRAEVALTNPETLWFNTGTLCNIECASCYIQSSPTNDRLVYITADEVSDYLDQLEFRNWNVREIAFTGGEPFMNPDMIEITRRSLARGYEVLILTNAMRPMMRKAVKAGLVDLQNQFGDKLTLRISVDHWSAKHHDVERGIGSFDRTLDGMRWLKSAGIRMAVAGRTVWGETEAQSREGYARLYASEGFDIEAQNPGMTVLFPEMDETVEVPEITAACWGILGKSPDAVMCSSSRMVVKRKGAEKPAVLACTLLPYDAEFELGTTLEEAEKPVRLNHPHCAKFCVLGGASCSA, encoded by the coding sequence ATGAAAGACCAAATCGACATTCGGGCGAATGCTCACAAATTTCAGGACCCGTTCTTGACGGCAAAGGGTGAAGACCGCGCCGAGGTGGCGCTCACCAATCCTGAAACCTTGTGGTTCAACACCGGCACGCTGTGCAACATCGAATGCGCAAGCTGCTATATCCAGTCGTCGCCCACCAATGACCGGTTGGTCTATATTACTGCCGATGAAGTGTCTGACTATCTGGACCAGCTGGAATTTCGCAATTGGAATGTTCGTGAAATTGCCTTTACCGGCGGCGAGCCTTTCATGAACCCTGACATGATCGAAATCACCCGTCGATCTCTGGCACGCGGATACGAGGTTCTTATCCTGACGAATGCGATGCGCCCGATGATGCGCAAAGCCGTAAAAGCTGGGCTGGTCGATCTCCAAAATCAATTTGGCGACAAACTTACCTTGCGAATATCCGTCGACCACTGGAGCGCCAAACATCACGATGTCGAGCGCGGCATAGGCAGTTTTGATCGCACACTGGACGGCATGCGATGGCTTAAAAGTGCCGGCATCCGAATGGCAGTCGCTGGGCGCACCGTCTGGGGCGAAACCGAAGCCCAATCCCGCGAAGGTTATGCGCGTCTTTATGCAAGCGAAGGGTTTGACATCGAAGCACAGAACCCCGGCATGACGGTTTTATTCCCAGAAATGGATGAAACCGTCGAGGTGCCTGAAATCACTGCTGCGTGTTGGGGCATCCTTGGTAAATCCCCTGATGCGGTGATGTGCTCATCGTCCCGCATGGTGGTCAAACGCAAAGGCGCAGAAAAGCCAGCGGTCCTTGCCTGCACCCTTCTGCCCTACGATGCTGAATTTGAACTTGGCACTACTCTGGAAGAGGCTGAAAAACCTGTGCGCCTCAATCATCCGCATTGCGCCAAATTTTGTGTCCTCGGCGGCGCCAGCTGCTCGGCCTGA
- a CDS encoding HNH endonuclease produces the protein MNTEFRTSFVREPNSLRHNPALVLNADYRPLSYYPLSLWPWQDAIKAVWLDRVDIVAEYDKVVRSPSTEIKIPSVVVLKDYVQPQKRVAFTRFNLFLRDQFCCQYCGARGDLTFDHVVPRARGGITSWENVVAACSRCNLKKGSRSLRQVGMSLQRPPRRPAAEELRNTGRKFPPNHLHATWVDFLYWDAELEE, from the coding sequence ATGAATACAGAATTCAGAACGAGTTTCGTGCGGGAGCCGAATTCTCTACGACACAATCCGGCACTTGTGTTGAATGCGGATTACAGACCTTTGTCGTATTACCCTTTGTCGCTATGGCCCTGGCAGGATGCGATCAAAGCGGTCTGGTTAGACCGCGTGGATATTGTTGCGGAATACGACAAGGTGGTGCGCAGTCCTTCAACCGAGATCAAGATACCATCGGTTGTGGTTCTGAAGGACTATGTGCAACCCCAGAAACGAGTGGCCTTTACGCGGTTTAATTTATTCTTGCGGGATCAGTTTTGCTGCCAGTATTGCGGCGCACGCGGTGATCTGACTTTCGATCATGTCGTGCCCCGCGCGCGTGGCGGGATCACCAGTTGGGAAAATGTGGTGGCGGCTTGTTCCAGGTGTAACCTCAAAAAAGGGTCACGGTCTTTGCGGCAGGTGGGGATGTCTTTGCAACGTCCGCCACGGCGACCGGCCGCCGAAGAATTGCGCAATACTGGTCGAAAATTTCCGCCGAACCATTTGCATGCGACCTGGGTCGATTTTCTATACTGGGACGCGGAACTGGAAGAATAG
- a CDS encoding prolyl oligopeptidase family serine peptidase: MFLHGYGADGGDLLGLAEPLAQHLPDTVFVAPNAPDRSMANPMGFQWFPIPWIDGSSESAAAEGLMRSAKVLNDFIDKVLADEGLSPDRLVLFGFSQGTMMSLHVAPRRAEPVAGIVGFSGRLMFPEALQSETLSRPPVLLVHGDADDVVPFEEMQNAGAALQGAEFQVFGHVMEGTAHGIAPDGLSIALGFIHEALNPNPSD, encoded by the coding sequence ATGTTCCTGCACGGCTATGGGGCTGATGGAGGTGATTTACTGGGGTTGGCTGAGCCTCTGGCGCAGCATCTACCGGATACAGTTTTTGTCGCGCCGAATGCACCGGATCGTTCAATGGCCAATCCGATGGGGTTCCAGTGGTTCCCGATACCGTGGATCGACGGTTCGTCTGAAAGTGCTGCTGCGGAAGGGTTGATGCGGTCGGCCAAGGTCCTGAATGATTTTATTGACAAGGTGTTGGCAGACGAGGGCTTGTCGCCAGATCGGCTGGTGCTGTTCGGATTCTCTCAGGGCACGATGATGAGCCTACATGTCGCGCCGCGCCGGGCGGAACCTGTGGCAGGTATCGTTGGGTTTTCCGGACGCTTGATGTTCCCCGAGGCACTGCAATCAGAGACTTTGTCCAGACCGCCAGTATTGTTGGTCCACGGCGACGCCGATGATGTAGTTCCCTTTGAGGAAATGCAAAATGCCGGTGCCGCGCTGCAAGGTGCCGAGTTTCAGGTCTTTGGTCATGTCATGGAAGGGACGGCCCATGGAATTGCACCGGACGGGCTGTCAATTGCATTGGGCTTTATTCATGAGGCGTTGAACCCAAATCCCTCTGACTAA
- a CDS encoding DNA-3-methyladenine glycosylase 2 family protein: protein MAWPGGRFQRLHTTVQGGRVDNSVGRIIKTPACVAEGADWLAGHDQRFAQALELTGPLPLRLRSDGFASLLDAIVSQQVSVAAANAIWGRLKAAGLTGPRKIKWASDDELRACGLSRQKIRYARALSESGIRFQGLRTMPTGDVIKTLIEVPGIGAWTAEIYAMFSLGRADVFAPGDLALQESARVLFDLPDRPSEKELRRMSEDWAPWRGVAARLLWAYYRVDKKREGIR from the coding sequence ATGGCGTGGCCGGGGGGTAGGTTTCAGCGACTGCACACAACGGTTCAGGGGGGACGAGTGGACAACTCTGTTGGTCGGATAATCAAAACACCTGCCTGCGTTGCCGAAGGCGCTGATTGGTTGGCGGGTCACGACCAGAGGTTTGCTCAGGCGTTGGAATTGACCGGCCCTTTGCCGTTGCGGTTGCGCAGCGACGGGTTTGCGTCGCTGTTGGATGCGATTGTCAGCCAACAGGTTTCAGTTGCGGCCGCAAATGCTATTTGGGGGCGCTTGAAGGCAGCGGGTCTGACCGGCCCGCGCAAGATCAAATGGGCCAGCGACGACGAATTGCGGGCCTGTGGACTGTCGCGTCAGAAAATTCGATATGCGCGGGCGTTGTCAGAATCCGGTATTCGTTTTCAGGGTCTCAGAACCATGCCAACTGGCGATGTGATCAAGACCTTGATCGAGGTGCCTGGGATTGGGGCCTGGACGGCCGAGATCTATGCAATGTTCTCGTTGGGCCGGGCGGATGTCTTTGCGCCGGGTGATTTGGCACTGCAGGAATCGGCGAGGGTTTTGTTCGATCTGCCAGACCGCCCAAGCGAAAAAGAGCTGCGGCGGATGTCTGAAGATTGGGCACCCTGGCGAGGAGTTGCGGCCCGGCTTTTGTGGGCCTACTACCGAGTGGATAAAAAACGCGAGGGCATCCGGTGA
- a CDS encoding MFS transporter — MTEAPNDSRTRRNVMVLIAAQAVLGSQMPMIFIVGGLAGQSLAPNICLATLPISLIIVGSMLTASPLSAVMQRFGRKAGFFVGVTGGTLGAAIGAAGLLSAIIGPQLVKVTAEAMVVPFLGTYLAVIALNIIGSSVFLFLDTPRPRKNPEASGPGRSRWELLKTPEVAVAIIIAMVAYALMNLVMTSTPLAVVGCGYTTHNAADVVMGHVLAMFAPSFVTGHLIHRFGTERIIAIGLIILFGAGAVALAGTELMNFFIALILLGLGWNFTFIGATTMLSHTHTQEERGRVQGMNDMMVMGGVTVASLSSGGLMNCSGGDVVQGWNAVNLAMGPFLVLAGGALIWLLLRARNSDGLAS; from the coding sequence ATGACCGAAGCTCCGAACGATAGCCGCACGCGGCGCAATGTGATGGTTTTGATCGCCGCACAGGCCGTTCTGGGCTCGCAGATGCCAATGATATTCATCGTTGGTGGTCTGGCCGGGCAATCGCTAGCGCCAAATATCTGTCTGGCAACGCTGCCGATTTCGCTGATTATCGTCGGATCAATGCTTACGGCGTCGCCATTGTCGGCTGTCATGCAGCGCTTTGGACGCAAGGCCGGGTTCTTCGTTGGCGTCACCGGCGGAACCTTGGGCGCCGCAATTGGTGCAGCCGGGCTTTTAAGCGCAATCATTGGGCCGCAACTTGTTAAAGTGACTGCCGAAGCTATGGTGGTGCCGTTTTTGGGGACCTATCTGGCGGTCATCGCGTTGAATATCATCGGCTCGTCGGTGTTTTTGTTCCTCGACACGCCAAGGCCACGCAAAAACCCCGAAGCATCTGGCCCCGGACGGTCCCGGTGGGAATTGCTGAAGACACCCGAAGTTGCGGTCGCCATCATCATCGCTATGGTTGCCTATGCCTTGATGAACCTTGTCATGACATCGACTCCGTTGGCCGTCGTAGGCTGCGGATACACGACACATAACGCAGCTGATGTGGTCATGGGCCACGTTCTGGCGATGTTCGCTCCCTCATTCGTAACCGGTCATTTAATCCACCGGTTTGGCACCGAACGCATTATTGCGATTGGTCTGATCATTCTCTTTGGCGCAGGTGCCGTCGCTTTGGCGGGCACCGAACTCATGAACTTCTTTATCGCCCTGATCTTATTGGGCCTCGGCTGGAATTTCACGTTCATTGGGGCCACGACCATGCTTTCCCACACACACACACAGGAAGAACGCGGGCGTGTTCAGGGGATGAACGACATGATGGTAATGGGGGGCGTCACCGTTGCCTCGCTGTCATCCGGCGGTCTGATGAATTGTTCGGGCGGCGATGTTGTTCAGGGTTGGAATGCCGTTAATCTGGCGATGGGTCCATTCCTGGTGTTGGCTGGTGGTGCGCTAATCTGGCTGTTGCTTCGCGCGCGCAACAGCGACGGGCTGGCGTCCTGA
- a CDS encoding phytoene synthase, whose protein sequence is MSLQACADIVRKGDPDRFRAAMAVPVAAREILFPIYAFNVEVARAPWVTEEPMIAEMRLQWWRDALEEIASGTTVRKHEVTTPLAAVLDETACEVLDKAVQARRWDIYKDAFEDAGHFSEYLGDTGGGLMWVTARALGSSSENGVRAVGKTSALANFFAAIPKLESRGRVPLVDGRADAIRQLARDGLSELRLAEIDKLARVAALSGWRSRAILNQVIADPSRVANGELDRVEIRKRVSLLWQSLKL, encoded by the coding sequence GTGAGCCTGCAGGCTTGCGCTGACATCGTTCGCAAGGGCGACCCCGACAGGTTTCGCGCTGCGATGGCGGTGCCAGTTGCGGCACGGGAGATCTTGTTTCCCATCTATGCATTTAATGTTGAGGTTGCGCGCGCGCCCTGGGTGACAGAAGAGCCGATGATTGCTGAGATGCGCCTGCAATGGTGGCGGGACGCCTTGGAAGAAATTGCCAGCGGCACAACGGTGCGCAAACATGAGGTCACCACGCCGTTGGCGGCAGTGCTTGATGAGACCGCGTGCGAGGTTCTGGATAAAGCTGTGCAAGCCCGCCGTTGGGATATCTACAAGGATGCTTTCGAGGATGCGGGGCATTTTTCTGAGTATCTGGGTGACACCGGTGGCGGTCTGATGTGGGTAACCGCGCGCGCTTTGGGAAGTTCATCTGAAAACGGCGTCCGCGCCGTCGGCAAGACCTCTGCCTTGGCGAATTTCTTTGCCGCAATTCCAAAGCTGGAATCGCGGGGTAGGGTGCCCTTGGTGGATGGGCGTGCGGACGCCATTCGGCAGTTGGCGCGGGATGGATTGTCGGAACTGCGCCTTGCTGAGATTGATAAGCTGGCGCGAGTCGCAGCGCTTTCAGGTTGGCGATCTCGAGCAATTCTCAATCAGGTCATTGCCGATCCCTCGCGCGTTGCGAACGGCGAATTGGATCGGGTTGAAATTAGAAAGCGTGTCAGCTTGCTTTGGCAGTCGTTGAAGCTCTGA
- a CDS encoding citramalate synthase has translation MTREHLSLFDTTLRDGQQTQGVQFSSDEKTQIARALDTLGVDYIEGGWPGANPTDSAFFDHRPQTRATFTAFGMTKRAGRSAENDDVLAAVLNANTPAVCLVGKTHDFHVDKALGITLEENRENIRASVAHLVAQGREALFDAEHFFDGYKANPEYALECLHAAYEAGARWVVLCDTNGGALPSEVGDITARVIASGISGDRLGIHTHDDTGNAVAGTLAAVDAGARQIQGTLNGLGERCGNANLTTIIPTLLLKEPYKSQFEIGVGMDALAELTHTSRMLDDILNRVPLRSAPYVGASAFAHKAGLHASAIVKDPTTYEHIEPKAVGNTRIVPMSNQAGQSNLLRRLAEMGIDAQKGDPALSRILDTVKARETDGYAYDSAQASFELLARREIGLAPEFFEVERYRVITERRRNARGEIVVESEAVVTTSTREGARTSFFKNEHSQDIQDDGPVNALWQALKSDLGPYQDMVEDMRLTDFRVRITQGGTEAVTRVIIDFADDQGRAWATVGVSANIVDASFEALLDAINWKLAHDNSAVVGAAE, from the coding sequence ATGACACGCGAGCATCTATCCCTTTTCGATACAACGTTGCGCGATGGGCAGCAGACTCAAGGCGTGCAGTTTTCATCGGATGAAAAGACGCAGATTGCGCGCGCACTGGATACGTTAGGTGTGGATTACATCGAAGGCGGGTGGCCGGGGGCCAATCCGACCGACAGTGCGTTTTTCGATCACCGACCTCAGACGAGGGCCACGTTTACAGCCTTTGGAATGACCAAGCGCGCCGGACGCAGTGCTGAAAACGACGATGTTTTAGCGGCTGTGTTGAATGCCAATACCCCAGCGGTTTGTTTGGTGGGCAAAACCCATGACTTTCATGTCGACAAGGCGCTTGGCATCACTTTGGAAGAAAACCGCGAAAACATTCGCGCATCGGTGGCGCATTTGGTGGCTCAGGGACGCGAGGCATTGTTTGATGCCGAGCATTTCTTTGACGGCTACAAAGCCAATCCTGAATATGCGCTCGAGTGTCTGCACGCCGCATACGAGGCTGGTGCCAGATGGGTCGTACTCTGCGACACCAATGGTGGCGCATTGCCAAGCGAGGTTGGCGATATCACAGCCAGGGTGATCGCCTCGGGAATCTCGGGCGACCGCTTGGGCATCCATACCCATGACGATACGGGCAATGCGGTTGCTGGGACATTGGCGGCCGTCGATGCCGGTGCTCGACAGATCCAAGGCACCCTGAATGGACTTGGGGAACGTTGCGGCAACGCTAATCTGACCACGATCATTCCCACGCTTTTGTTGAAGGAACCATACAAGAGCCAGTTTGAAATCGGTGTTGGCATGGACGCGCTGGCCGAGTTGACGCACACCAGTCGCATGTTGGATGACATCCTGAACCGGGTGCCGCTTCGATCCGCGCCCTATGTCGGGGCATCGGCCTTTGCGCATAAGGCCGGGCTGCATGCCAGTGCGATTGTCAAAGACCCGACGACATACGAACACATTGAACCAAAAGCTGTTGGCAACACCCGCATTGTCCCAATGTCAAATCAGGCTGGGCAGTCGAATTTGCTACGTCGGCTGGCTGAAATGGGCATCGATGCGCAAAAAGGCGACCCTGCATTGTCGCGTATCCTGGACACCGTGAAGGCGCGTGAAACGGACGGTTATGCTTACGACAGTGCTCAGGCAAGTTTCGAGTTGCTGGCACGCCGCGAAATAGGATTGGCGCCAGAGTTTTTCGAGGTTGAGCGGTACCGCGTGATCACCGAACGCAGACGCAATGCCCGTGGCGAAATTGTCGTGGAGTCCGAAGCAGTCGTGACCACGTCTACACGCGAAGGCGCACGCACGAGCTTTTTCAAAAACGAACACTCGCAGGACATTCAGGATGACGGGCCGGTCAACGCCTTGTGGCAGGCGCTAAAGTCCGACCTAGGCCCGTATCAGGACATGGTCGAAGATATGCGTCTTACAGACTTTCGCGTGCGCATTACTCAAGGCGGAACGGAAGCGGTGACGCGGGTCATTATCGATTTTGCTGATGATCAGGGTCGTGCATGGGCCACAGTGGGCGTTTCTGCGAACATCGTGGACGCTTCATTTGAGGCACTGCTGGACGCGATCAACTGGAAACTGGCGCACGACAACAGCGCTGTTGTTGGGGCCGCCGAGTGA
- a CDS encoding cysteine--tRNA ligase, with the protein MTEITLYNTANRRKEPFAPIDPLNVRMYVCGPTVYDRAHLGNARPVVVFDVLNRLLRHVFGAEHVTYARNFTDIDDKINARSRETGRPIRDITDETIAWYLDDMAALGADAPDEMPRATEWTLQMVTMIEELIDRGQAYEAEGHVLFRVRSYDEYGALSGRSVDDMIAGARVEVAPYKEDPMDFVLWKPSDDQTPGWESPWGRGRPGWHIECSAMAYELLGETFDIHGGGNDLQFPHHENEIAQSKCMGHGFARVWMHNEMLQVEGKKMSKSLGNFFTVRDLLDQGVEGEVIRYVFLSTHYRKPMDWTAEKAREAKATLRKWYRLAGEATAAAEMPSAVVNALADDLNTHAALSELHKLHASGDGAGLRAGLQLVGLMDGGVPAWVDAGQDRLAEFAELLVKAREAAMVSKDFSKVDALKTGLMSAGVEVRMSKAGVELFPADGFDPTKLETLR; encoded by the coding sequence ATGACGGAAATCACGCTCTACAATACGGCAAACCGCCGGAAAGAGCCGTTCGCGCCCATTGATCCATTGAATGTGCGGATGTATGTCTGTGGTCCGACGGTGTACGACCGTGCGCATCTGGGCAACGCGCGACCTGTCGTGGTTTTCGATGTTCTGAATCGTTTGCTGCGGCATGTGTTTGGGGCAGAGCATGTCACCTACGCGCGCAACTTCACGGACATTGATGACAAGATCAACGCGCGGTCTCGCGAAACCGGTCGACCCATTCGCGACATCACAGATGAAACCATCGCATGGTACCTGGATGATATGGCCGCTCTTGGCGCGGACGCGCCGGATGAAATGCCGCGTGCGACCGAATGGACGTTGCAGATGGTCACGATGATCGAAGAGTTGATAGATCGTGGCCAGGCCTATGAAGCGGAAGGGCATGTTCTGTTTCGTGTCCGGTCCTACGACGAATATGGTGCGCTGTCGGGCCGCTCGGTTGACGACATGATCGCCGGAGCACGTGTGGAAGTTGCGCCATACAAAGAAGACCCGATGGACTTTGTGCTATGGAAGCCGTCGGACGATCAAACTCCGGGTTGGGAGAGCCCTTGGGGCAGGGGACGCCCTGGGTGGCATATCGAATGCTCGGCCATGGCTTATGAGTTGCTAGGCGAAACCTTTGACATTCATGGGGGCGGCAATGATTTGCAGTTTCCGCACCACGAAAACGAGATCGCTCAATCAAAGTGCATGGGCCATGGCTTTGCACGCGTCTGGATGCACAACGAGATGCTTCAGGTCGAGGGAAAGAAAATGTCCAAGTCGTTGGGCAATTTTTTTACTGTGCGCGATCTGTTGGATCAGGGCGTCGAAGGTGAAGTGATCCGCTATGTCTTCCTGTCCACGCATTATCGCAAGCCGATGGATTGGACAGCCGAAAAAGCGCGCGAGGCCAAAGCGACCTTGCGCAAGTGGTATCGGCTTGCCGGTGAAGCCACGGCAGCTGCGGAGATGCCCAGCGCTGTGGTGAATGCGCTTGCCGATGATCTGAACACGCATGCTGCGCTGTCTGAACTGCATAAACTTCATGCAAGCGGTGACGGCGCGGGTTTACGCGCTGGTTTGCAATTGGTTGGCCTGATGGATGGTGGCGTGCCTGCCTGGGTGGACGCCGGTCAGGATCGACTGGCCGAATTTGCCGAACTTTTGGTCAAGGCCCGCGAAGCGGCCATGGTCAGCAAAGATTTCTCCAAAGTGGATGCGCTGAAGACTGGATTGATGTCGGCAGGCGTTGAAGTGCGGATGAGTAAAGCGGGCGTCGAGCTATTCCCTGCGGATGGGTTTGACCCAACAAAACTGGAGACCCTGCGATGA
- a CDS encoding aminotransferase class I/II-fold pyridoxal phosphate-dependent enzyme: MKLSDRITGLTGGGSDGWDVFYKARAMKAADHDIVELTIGEHDRRTDPSILNAMHQSALGGHTGYATLPGTDALRDEVARRITERTGVATERGNILITPGGQSALFAAHAATCDAGDSALFIDPYYATYPGTLRGVGAKAVAITARVETGFQLSRDDLNVAPDAAKSLLINSPNNPTGAVYTSGTMRNIANFTRDRDIWLISDEVYETMIWQGQHFSPRALPGMKDRTIVVGSMSKSHAMTGSRIGWLAGPENVVDHLATLATHTTYGVAGFVQDAALFALNQGLPLEHKIAEPFRHRHAATLDQLAKRGLPTVPSSATMYLMVDIRRTGLSGEDFAYRLLADRHIAVMPGESFGQAAAGHIRVALTVPEDVLASSIEDLAELYEVLISEAA, encoded by the coding sequence ATGAAACTATCGGATCGCATAACAGGGCTGACGGGCGGCGGCTCGGATGGATGGGACGTCTTTTACAAAGCCCGAGCAATGAAGGCAGCTGATCATGACATAGTGGAGTTGACCATAGGCGAGCATGACCGCCGCACTGATCCGTCCATCCTGAATGCCATGCATCAATCCGCACTGGGCGGTCACACCGGCTATGCGACTCTGCCCGGCACAGACGCCCTTCGCGATGAAGTTGCTCGGCGGATCACAGAAAGAACCGGGGTGGCAACCGAGCGAGGCAACATTCTGATTACGCCGGGCGGGCAATCAGCCCTGTTTGCTGCCCACGCCGCAACCTGTGACGCAGGAGACTCCGCTCTATTTATCGATCCATACTATGCCACCTATCCCGGAACACTTCGCGGCGTCGGCGCGAAGGCAGTTGCGATAACGGCCCGCGTAGAAACCGGGTTTCAATTAAGCCGAGATGATCTGAATGTTGCGCCTGACGCGGCAAAAAGTCTGCTGATCAACTCGCCCAACAATCCCACAGGCGCAGTTTATACGTCCGGAACTATGCGCAATATCGCTAATTTTACCCGTGATCGTGACATCTGGCTGATCTCGGACGAAGTATATGAAACGATGATCTGGCAGGGACAGCATTTCAGCCCTCGCGCTCTGCCTGGCATGAAAGACCGCACAATCGTCGTCGGTTCAATGTCCAAAAGCCATGCCATGACAGGCAGTCGCATCGGATGGTTGGCCGGCCCGGAAAACGTCGTCGATCACCTGGCAACTCTCGCGACCCACACAACTTACGGCGTTGCCGGTTTTGTTCAGGACGCCGCACTTTTCGCGTTAAACCAAGGATTACCACTGGAGCACAAAATCGCCGAGCCGTTCCGCCACCGCCACGCCGCGACGCTGGACCAATTGGCTAAACGCGGTCTGCCAACTGTGCCCTCATCTGCCACCATGTATCTGATGGTTGATATCCGCCGAACCGGTCTTTCGGGCGAAGACTTTGCCTATCGATTGCTTGCGGACCGTCATATTGCTGTCATGCCTGGCGAAAGTTTCGGACAAGCCGCTGCCGGCCATATCCGCGTGGCCCTGACAGTGCCGGAGGATGTTCTTGCATCCTCTATCGAAGACCTTGCCGAGCTCTATGAGGTGCTAATCTCTGAGGCTGCCTAG